The Helianthus annuus cultivar XRQ/B chromosome 16, HanXRQr2.0-SUNRISE, whole genome shotgun sequence genome includes a window with the following:
- the LOC110917499 gene encoding uncharacterized mitochondrial protein AtMg00810-like has translation MSILVGEFAMKDLGPLTYFLGISVTRNGDNLFLSQQAYAKDIIHRVGMDSCKPTATPIDTQTKLGDTSGPLFDDPTTYRSLAGALQYLTFTRPDITYAVQQVCMHMHSPGLAHWNALKRILRYIQGTTDFGLHLHASSSLSIRAYTDADWAGCPDTRRSTSGYCVYLGDNLVSWSSKRQSTISRSSAEAEYRGVANVVAKICWLRNLLLELRRPLSKASLVYCDNISAIYLSGNPVQHQRTKHIELDIHFVRDHAQKGLVRILHVPSRFQVADIFTKGLPRVLFDDFRSSLRIRSPTASTAGV, from the coding sequence ATGTCCATTCTTGTAGGAGAATTCGCCATGAAAGATTTAGGGCCACTGACATATTTTCTTGGTATTTCAGTCACGCGAAACGGTGACAACTTATTCTTATCTCAGCAAGCTTATGCAAAGGACATTATTCATCGCGTAGGCATGGACTCTTGCAAGCCTACTGCGACTCCTATAGACACTCAGACAAAATTGGGTGATACATCAGGACCCCTATTTGATGACCCCACCACCTACAGAAGTCTTGCAGGTGCTCTTCAATATCTTACATTCACTCGCCCGGATATCACATATGCAGTTCAGCAAGTATGCATGCACATGCACTCTCCTGGTCTTGCTCATTGGAATGCTCTTAAACGCATTCTACGATACATTCAAGGAACTACTGACTTCGGGCTCCATCTTCATGCATCATCTTCTCTCTCCATTCGTGCCTACACTGATGCGGATTGGGCCGGGTGCCCTGATACTCGAAGATCCACATCTGGTTATTGTGTTTATTTAGGGGATAACCTGGTTTCCTGGTCCTCTAAGCGCCAGTCTACCATCTCCCGTTCTAGTGCTGAAGCCGAATATCGAGGGGTTGCCAACGTCGTAGCTAAAATATGTTGGCTTCGAAATCTTCTTCTTGAACTTCGACGGCCATTATCAAAGGCGTCTTTGGTATACTGTGACAACATAAGTGCCATCTACTTGTCAGGTAACCCGGTTCAACACCAACGCACTAAACACATCGAACTCGATATACATTTTGTGCGTGATCATGCTCAGAAGGGTCTTGTCCGCATTTTACATGTGCCTTCCAGATTTCAGGTTGCTGATATCTTCACCAAGGGATTGCCACGGGTTCTCTTTGACGACTTCCGATCCAGTCTTCGTATTCGTTCTCCTAccgcttcgactgcgggggtgtaa